TCCGTTGGCTAGTATCCTGCTGAAGGTGAAGCTGTTGGACATGGGAGACCCACGCTCGCTCCTATCTACGGCTCTGACGCCCCCAAATCTCCGGGACATCGAGAGGACCATCCTGCAGCTGAAAGAGGTTGCTGCAATACACACAGCATCATGCACCCCAAGTATGTGCAGAGCGCGAGGGTGCTCAGATCGGTGCGTCTGTGTGTAGATGGGCGCCCTGTCCGTGCACAGCAGCATTCGGAAGCACTTTGATGGCGAGCTGACGTTTCTGGGCCGTGTCCTGGCCCACCTGCCTGTGGACCTGTTCCTGGGCAAGATGATCGTGCTCGGCCATGTCTTTGGCTGCCTGGAGGAGAGCCTCATCATTGGTATCACTcttagactgtgtgtgtgtgtgtgtgtgtgtgtgtgtgtgtgtgtgcgcacgtacgcGCTCATACTCTCACATATGCTGTCGCTGCTGGTGTCCTTGTTGTTAAGTCATGTGATCACTTCTGCAAACTTATTAGCAGTTTATGCCCCAGCTCATCTGGGTGGGTTTtcataagctctctctctctctctctctctctcagctgcgTCTCTCTCCTTAAAGAGTTTCTTTGCGATGCCCTCTCTGCAGCAGCTGGCAGGCTATCGGTACGTTtagacatttttatttccagATTTTTCTCTTTCGTATCTAGCCTGCTATGTCTGTTAGGGCCCACCAGAGGCTCCAGATATTCTATGCCATGTCTCTAAACCTGCACAATAAGTGGTTTTGTGATTACCAGACCGATCCTGCCCTATaaccaatgtgtgtgtgtgtgtgtgtgtgtgtgctcgtctGTCCGTCCCAATTCGGTGCTCTTTCAGGAGTAAGTTGGCGTTCGCTCATGGTGTGCCCAGTGACTCCGTTGCTTTTGTCAATGCCTTTAAGGTAGGAGAGCTGTCTGAAGGGAACGGGGCCACGTGCTCAGCCATTTCCCCATCCCCGTTCCCTCTCCTTAACGCGTCACTAAAGGGAAGAGCAGGTTGTTGACAATTTCTTACCAAGTGCTGCCAGggactagagtagtgtgtgtgtgtttgtgtgtgtaggcatggtACACATCCAGAGCTAAAGGAGAGCTCAGGCACCCAAAGGTAAGATCCTGTACAGGCCTGCTTACAGGCCCATGCATCATCATATCCACACAGATGTTCTAATTCTGTTTGTCTGATGTGATCTTAATTCAGCCGCTTTTTTTAGGATGAGCTGGAGTGGGGCAAAGAGAACTGTATTCAAATTAAACGCATCAGAGAGGTTGTATGCCGggtctctcacaaacacagtcttTCCATCTTTTGTATggtattttcatattatttgtGCATTGTTTTAGCTGGAAATGCCTAATCTTAATCtcagtaaacaaaataacattttggcATAGTaaatttttttctccttgttgGGTCTAAGTGCTCCCTCCTTTCTTGAAGGTTTCCACATTATAAACAGGATAGTTGTCTCCCTCGCAGGACTAAATATGTagcatacacatgtatataaatatacaagCGCGCACACAGAGTTCTGTTCTCTGCTCTCGTCTTTGACAGGTGGCTGAGCTGTTTGTGGATCTGAAGGTTCGAGTCTCTCAGTTTAACATGCACGTCAGCGATAGTTCCCACCCGTTGGATTACGCAGGCATTCACAGCCAAAGATTCATACTGCaggtaatacacacaccaccagcatgcACAAAAGGAGATTTGTACAGTAGGTAACTCATGCGTCTCCACAGAGAATCATACTACAGATAAAACGCATGTGCGTAACCCTATGTAACGTAGCACACAGCATCTCCAGCTGGAAATAATTCGACCTAGATAGTGACTATCATGGGACGTGTTCTAAACAAAGAGATCAAGGATGACACTGCTTCTGTTACACTACTGCTGTGTAGAATGTTGCGATGCATGCGCAGTCCAAACGTGCAGATCCCAAGCTTTCAAAGCATTGCTGTCCTGTTCAGGTGGTGATCGCAGGTGCCTTCTACCCAAACTACTTCCTCCAGGGAGCCATAGACGAGGAGCAGGCCTCCAAAGAGCTTTCAGGAAATGACCCCCGAACCACAGTGATGGTACGCAAAGAATTTACTGGGTACAGGCGTGTTGTTCTGAGTTTTGGTACCATAATAATCAAAGTTTACCTGATGTTGCAATAATTATTTCAGGTGCTTATCATTCACAGGCCCTTATAattgtcctaacacacacactctctctctctcgctctctctctcaggtgcgTAACCTTCCTCCATTTGCTTTCCTCTACTATAAGCAGCTGCAGTCGCTGTTCCGACAGTGCGGCCAAGTCAAGTTCATCTCCTTTGAGGGCTCCAGGTAAATGGCTCGCTAAacagctccccctgctggacgAGAGCGTACACGTCAGTCCCGTCTCAGCACTGTTGCTGTGGTGCGTTTCAGAGCCTACGTGGAGTTCTACCGGTCATCGCTGCAGGATTCTGGGGTCCTGCCAGAGGTGTCTCTCTCGCTCCGGCTGTCCCAGCAGAAACAGCGCCTCAACCTGCATGTGCACACCACCAACGAGGTGGAGGCTCTGGCCGGGTGCAGGACCGTCTCGCACCTCCAATACGCacggtaaacacacacacacacacacgaggcacAGTACTGCAGAGTTGCAGGTGTCCACTGGCTGCAGAGATGGTCATCTGGTATCTGGGCGTGTCGTCCCTCTGTGGATAAATATGAGTACAggcagtgtgtctgaatgtaTAAATCTGACGTTTGTGTCAGggttctctccctcccctcctacCCATCCCCAGGGTGAATGTGGATTTTCAGAGCCAGACTGTTTACCCTGTTGGAGTCCTGAGCAGCACAATCGACCCAGAGCGCCTGCCCTCCACCAGGGTCTTTGTTGTCAACATTACTGAGGTCCAAATCACTGCTGCTCCAGCACCGCCGTGCTCtacatccatctatccatccatccatccatccatccacaccACTCTCCATAATGCTTCATCTGTTCTGTCGGGTGGTGGGGTGTGGGCGGGTGTAGGTGGTGGAGGTCGGCCACTTCTGGGGCTTCCAGGCAGATGAAGCCAGTCTGGAGAAGCAGGGGAGGCTGACGGCGGCCATTAACATGCTGGAGCTGCGTCCTTTGTCGGTGTCACTTTACCCGAACCTGCTCTGCCTGGCGCCGTTCAGCGACACACAAACCGACACAGGCAGTTACTACAGAGCCAAGGTTCTGCATGTACAGGGGAGCAATGtggaggtaacacacacacacacacacacacacacaaactcagtgaCGTTTTATCTATTAgtattaaatctttttttgcactgtgtgtgtgcgtgcgtgcatacacTAGGTGTTCTTCCTGGACTTTGGAAACACCTCAAAAGTTCCTTGCAATAGTCTAAGGGAACTTCCTGCAGACCTGCTCGGAGCACCCTTTCAGGTAGGGTCTCTATGGCAACCATTTTTCCCatcgtgtgtgtatactgtttgtgtgagtgagtgtgtgtgtgtgtgtgtgtgtgtgtgtgtgtgtgtgtgtgtgtgtgtacacaccagGCTCAGGAGTTTGTGCTGGCAGGCCTGGCTCCATCGGCCCAGTCCATGATCACAGGCGTCCAGTGGAGCAGCCGAGCGCGTAACCGCTTCATCACGCTGGTGAATGGACGCTCGCTCATTGTCTCCCTATACTCCATCCTGCATGGCGTCATGCGTGTCCACCTCCATGTCTCCATGGAGACGGGTGACGTTGACGTGGCCAACCTGCTCGTGCAGGAGGGATATGCCCGCCTCGTCCCTGAGAGCTTTGAGAGCCAGGTAACCGTGGTGATGGCACACAGTGGTTCTATAAAAGCCAAAATTTAGTTTGTCCTCTGACATGTCTTAAAGTATACAATGTCATTAGTGGAATAGGGCAGAGGTTAAAACTTGGCATTCAGTATGCCAAACCAATCTCAGTGGGATCTTTATGCGAGGAGTCACGGAGTGTGTACCGTGAGTTGTTTAGAGTATTCTTTTGCTTGCCAAAGCAAGTAAGTATAAATAGAGTTTTAATTATTAACTTGGAGCAAAAAAATCAGTTATTGCAAAGCTTtgattatctctctctctctctctctctctctctctctctctctctctctctctctctctctctctctctctctctctctctctctctctctctctctctctctctctctctctctctctctctctctctctctctctccagcagtCTCATGAGGTGTTAATGGGTCTGTATAAGGACCTGAAGGAGGGCACCTTCACGCcgagctccagcagcagctccTGGAACACCCgcaaagaggaggagaagcagcTCATCAACAGCCTGCTACTCTCCTTCTCCAAAGCCAGCCACAGCGCCCCCAAGTGCAGGGTATTCAAACTGCAGCCTCTCGCACAGAACCGCTGTCACAATACACATCCCTGCTTCCTGCTTTTCAAACCACTGGATACAGTTGGCTACTCAAAATGGACATTTTGTATATAATATCAGACATTCCTGATATTCTGCGCCTGGGAGTGGGAGAGTGCACTGCAGTACTATggctgttcctaggattgcgCTCCGCTGCACTGAGAGTGGTGGTATTCCTGGGATTTCTTTGAGTCACTGCTCCAGCTCAGAGGTCGCAGCCCGAAGTGACCCCATCCCAACTAGGACAACCTTGTGTTGACTTTATCTGCATCTTCTTTATCATTGATCCTAGTGTCTACTTGGTTCTGCAGGTCCTACAGGATCCTAACCTTGTAGCTTtgtggttcctcccatttaGGCTTGGGGAGTGTCCAGCTTGTATGTCTTGTACATGTTCCTGTACATGGTCCCTGCTACTTggttgtgtctctgtctgtattctTTCCCTGCCAGCATGTATCCTGCTATCCTCTTGCTTCCAGATACTAAGTGCTAGGTGTCTCCAGAGGTTCCTTTGCAAAAGTCTCCATCTTGGGTCTTGTCTTCTCTGCTTCATTGTAGTGCTAAGTGCTTACTtgtgtgctgccatgattagttgCTGTGCTGTCTTCCAGTCCTGCCTTTTCTAGACATTGGTGGCATTGTCTTATGTCAGCCACCTCTGCTATCTGTCAATGGTAAATTCCATGGGTACATCATCCTGCCatggcacctcctctgcttccatggtaACCACCCTGGACAGTGGCTCTTGCACGTTatagccccccccccaattcaTTTGTGAGGAGTATCCTGGTCTTTACATCAGCAGCTTCCAGTTTTTCTCTTGGTGAGCTTATTGTGCCTGCTGGGTATCTGATGGCTGACAGGACATACATATTTATGGCTATGATCTCATCGTCCCCATTCAGTTGACTTTTGTGCAGCTGCCTTTCCCTATAGATCACCCTCGGATGTCACTGCCCTTCTCGTTTCTGTCTCATGGTTCTCGtgtgactttatttatttattaatagcTGCCCTCCAGGTATGCTAACGGCCTAGTGGTAGTTCAGTTGCCCCCTGTCCTGATCGCAGTTCCCCAGCCCAAATGACATCCCATTGTCCATGCTGTGGATCCTGGTCAGGTGTGTCAATCAATGTCCCTTTCCGTCTTGGCGTACAGCTTGGTGTCATGTTCATGTAGCGGGGATGTCTGATGGTAGTTCCGCTCCTGAATCTGCAGCCATACCCACTTTCATTGGAGATTTGGCTGAGAGGGTTCAGgcctgtgcagaacagcagtggggactGCGCAACTCTGTGATATTGGGGGGGCTGACGAGCCGTTCTCTTGTGTCTTCAGGTATGTGTGTGGACAGGCGTGATGAACGATTGTCTTCTCTCCTCCTTAGGTCTCTGTGCATGGCCCGTTCAGCCCCCACAAGGTCACCTTTCACTGCATGAGCGGAGTCATGCAGTACAGGTGAGGACTCAGCTCTTCAGCACCCAGGTTTgcttccccctcctcccctccggCTGGAAAGGCCTAAAGTTCAGTTTGGTGTGTCCTGGTTCTTGACAGGTCAGTCATCATCGACAGAGACAGCATAAACTCCGTGCTGGTGAACGACAATCCTCAGGACAGTCACGAGAGATTGCTGGTTGCAGGATCTGTATCTCTTAAtgcctcaggtgtgtgtgtctgtccctatccctgtgtctgtgttagctcagtggttaaggtactcaacttgtaattggaaggtttccagttcaagcccctgccaagttgtactcataattgtaagtcttgG
This region of Electrophorus electricus isolate fEleEle1 chromosome 11, fEleEle1.pri, whole genome shotgun sequence genomic DNA includes:
- the tdrd9 gene encoding ATP-dependent RNA helicase TDRD9 isoform X2 — its product is MKQAITAEQIAEWFTLGAQFANVRITPEVQKASKPVNLDAGEGCVKPCTDQDGPENDRSEGAVRGSRKSDILLGRDVAPLLASYEYPNLPITKNRQEVGLEKMATEHTRLIYMTTGVLLQKLVAAKSLTEFSHIFIDEVHERTEELDFLLLVVKKLLNSNSRYVKVILMSATINCAEFAEYFGTPVRSQINPAYVFEVEGAPYTIEEFYLDDIKSILPFKMDGPHPDDPCISMEMYNMAVSLIQSFDDLEAREQSQSEQNGQTTLPGRGSVLVFLPGLDEIQYMQEALAKLVRKRLQVYPLHSTVTLEEQNGVFLVPLPGYRKVILSTNIAESSVTVPDVKYVIDFCLARHLVCDKETNYQCLRLTWASKTNCNQRKGRAGRVSKGFCYRLVTRDFWKTEIPDYAIPEMLCSPLASILLKVKLLDMGDPRSLLSTALTPPNLRDIERTILQLKEMGALSVHSSIRKHFDGELTFLGRVLAHLPVDLFLGKMIVLGHVFGCLEESLIIAASLSLKSFFAMPSLQQLAGYRSKLAFAHGVPSDSVAFVNAFKAWYTSRAKGELRHPKDELEWGKENCIQIKRIREVAELFVDLKVRVSQFNMHVSDSSHPLDYAGIHSQRFILQVVIAGAFYPNYFLQGAIDEEQASKELSGNDPRTTVMVRNLPPFAFLYYKQLQSLFRQCGQVKFISFEGSRAYVEFYRSSLQDSGVLPEVSLSLRLSQQKQRLNLHVHTTNEVEALAGCRTVSHLQYARVNVDFQSQTVYPVGVLSSTIDPERLPSTRVFVVNITEVVEVGHFWGFQADEASLEKQGRLTAAINMLELRPLSVSLYPNLLCLAPFSDTQTDTGSYYRAKVLHVQGSNVEVFFLDFGNTSKVPCNSLRELPADLLGAPFQAQEFVLAGLAPSAQSMITGVQWSSRARNRFITLVNGRSLIVSLYSILHGVMRVHLHVSMETGDVDVANLLVQEGYARLVPESFESQQSHEVLMGLYKDLKEGTFTPSSSSSSWNTRKEEEKQLINSLLLSFSKASHSAPKCRVSVHGPFSPHKVTFHCMSGVMQYRSVIIDRDSINSVLVNDNPQDSHERLLVAGSVSLNASGTCIMLKETTLMPHIHGLPSLITMLFTPVMELRTDQERTCFTGALCGLGTNSNSQEAMLPDHDIETTFDVKVDVEDISEINGLRGAVNRLVCEGPNGLLHLGPDRISALQEDARDRLLRLFCKMPSREDCTPVYYDMPKKWNQVDPSQQMEVVQNDGRAKAVLFQLHPVTLLNM
- the tdrd9 gene encoding ATP-dependent RNA helicase TDRD9 isoform X1 translates to MKQAITAEQIAEWFTLGAQFANVRITPEVQKASKPVNLDAGEGCVKPCTDQDGPENDRSEGAVRGSRKSDILLGRDVAPLLASYEYPNLPITKNRQELISLIENNSVVIIRGATGSGKTTQLPQFILDYYTEKGTPCNLVVTQPRKIGASSIARWVARERKCTLGSLVGYQVGLEKMATEHTRLIYMTTGVLLQKLVAAKSLTEFSHIFIDEVHERTEELDFLLLVVKKLLNSNSRYVKVILMSATINCAEFAEYFGTPVRSQINPAYVFEVEGAPYTIEEFYLDDIKSILPFKMDGPHPDDPCISMEMYNMAVSLIQSFDDLEAREQSQSEQNGQTTLPGRGSVLVFLPGLDEIQYMQEALAKLVRKRLQVYPLHSTVTLEEQNGVFLVPLPGYRKVILSTNIAESSVTVPDVKYVIDFCLARHLVCDKETNYQCLRLTWASKTNCNQRKGRAGRVSKGFCYRLVTRDFWKTEIPDYAIPEMLCSPLASILLKVKLLDMGDPRSLLSTALTPPNLRDIERTILQLKEMGALSVHSSIRKHFDGELTFLGRVLAHLPVDLFLGKMIVLGHVFGCLEESLIIAASLSLKSFFAMPSLQQLAGYRSKLAFAHGVPSDSVAFVNAFKAWYTSRAKGELRHPKDELEWGKENCIQIKRIREVAELFVDLKVRVSQFNMHVSDSSHPLDYAGIHSQRFILQVVIAGAFYPNYFLQGAIDEEQASKELSGNDPRTTVMVRNLPPFAFLYYKQLQSLFRQCGQVKFISFEGSRAYVEFYRSSLQDSGVLPEVSLSLRLSQQKQRLNLHVHTTNEVEALAGCRTVSHLQYARVNVDFQSQTVYPVGVLSSTIDPERLPSTRVFVVNITEVVEVGHFWGFQADEASLEKQGRLTAAINMLELRPLSVSLYPNLLCLAPFSDTQTDTGSYYRAKVLHVQGSNVEVFFLDFGNTSKVPCNSLRELPADLLGAPFQAQEFVLAGLAPSAQSMITGVQWSSRARNRFITLVNGRSLIVSLYSILHGVMRVHLHVSMETGDVDVANLLVQEGYARLVPESFESQQSHEVLMGLYKDLKEGTFTPSSSSSSWNTRKEEEKQLINSLLLSFSKASHSAPKCRVSVHGPFSPHKVTFHCMSGVMQYRSVIIDRDSINSVLVNDNPQDSHERLLVAGSVSLNASGTCIMLKETTLMPHIHGLPSLITMLFTPVMELRTDQERTCFTGALCGLGTNSNSQEAMLPDHDIETTFDVKVDVEDISEINGLRGAVNRLVCEGPNGLLHLGPDRISALQEDARDRLLRLFCKMPSREDCTPVYYDMPKKWNQVDPSQQMEVVQNDGRAKAVLFQLHPVTLLNM